Sequence from the Corallococcus sp. EGB genome:
TCCTCCTCCTCGTTCTCCGGGTCGCGCGTGGCGAGCGACAGGGGGAAGCGCCCGTCCGTGAGGCCCAGCACGAAGACGGTCCGCCACTCCAGCCCCTTGGCCTGGTGGACGGTGGTGAGGGTGAGCGCGTCGTCGGGGGGCTCGCCGTCCAGCGCCGCACGGGCGGAGACCCCGGCCACCAGGGCGATGTCGGACAGGAAGCGGGGGACGTCCTCGAAGCGGCCGGCGAACTCCTGGAGCTGGCGCAGGTCCTCCGCGCGGGCGGCCTGCGCGCCAGGGTCGGCCGGGGGCTCGCGCGCGGCCAGCACGTCCGCGAGCAGCGCGCCGGGACCGCGGGGCCCTCCGGTGGACAGGGTGGTCATCAGAGCCTGGAAGCGCTGGAACGCCGCCTGCGCCTTGCGCGGCACGTGGGCCTGGACATCCGGGTGGGCGAGCGCGTCCGCGAGGGACAGCTCCGGGGGCAGCGCGGCCAGGGCGGTCCACAGGTGCTCCGTGCTGGCGGTACCCACGCCGGGAAGGCGCCGCGCGAGCCGCTTGAAGGCCAGCTCGTCCGTGCGCTGGTGCGCCCAGCGCAGGTGGGCGAGCGCGTCCTTCACGTGCGGCTGCTCGAAGAAGCGCACCCCGGAGCGGACATGGAACGGCAGCCCGTGGCGCGTCAGCTCCAGCTGGAGCTCCAGCGAGTGCAGGTGGGCGCGGTAGAGCACCGCCATGGAGTCCAGCCGCTGTCCCCGGGCGCGCAGCTCCAGGATGCGCTCGGCGACGAAGGCGGCCTGGGCCTTCACGTCGCGGGTGGGCACCACCTGGGGCACCGCTCCGGGCGCACCGTCGGACACGAGCGCCTTGGGGAACTGGCGGGTGTTGCGCGCGATGACGGCGTTGGCCAGCCGCAGCACCTGGGGCGTGGAGCGGTAGTTGCGCGTGAGCGGGTAGATGCCGCAGCCGGGGTAACGCTGGGGGAAGTCGATGATGTTGGTGAACTCCGCGCCCCGGAAGCCGTAGATGCACTGGCAGTCATCGCCCACGACGGTGAGGTTCCTGCGCTCGCCCACGAGCAGGTCCACGAGGTCGCCCTGGAGGCGGTTCGTGTCCTGGTACTCGTCCACGAGCACGCCCTGGAAGCGCCCGGTGAGCTCCGCGCGGACGGACGGGTGGTCCTCCAAGAGCCGCTTCAGGTGCGCGAGCAGGTCGTCGTAGTCCATCAGGTGCAGCTGGGCCTTGCGCTGCTGGAAGCGGCGCGCGGTGGCGAAGACCTCCGGGGCCACGGGGAGCATCTCGCGGCGCCGGTCCACCAGCACCTGCGACACGGGCTGCTGGAGGTTGGTGGCCAGGGAGACCAGGTCCAGGAGCGCGTCCGGGCGCGGGAAGCGCTTGTCGCTCCGGAGCTTGCGCTCCGCCAGGCACGTGGCCATCAGGTCCCGCGCGTCCTCGCGGTCCAGCACCGTGAAGCCGGTGGAGAAGCCCAGCGCCCCCGCGTGCTGGCGCAGGAGCACGTGCGCCGCGTGGTGGAAGGTCCCGCCCATGAGGCTGCCCACGTCCGCGAAGCCGCCGGCCAGCTCCTCCACGCGGCGGAGCATCTCGCGCGCGGCCTTGTTGGTGAACGTGAGCAGCAGCAGCGAGGACGGCGCGACGCCCCGCTCCAGCATGCGCGCCACGCGGTACGTGAGCGTGCGCGTCTTGCCGGAGCCCGCCCCGGCGATGACGAGCACGGGCCCCTCCCCTGCCTCGACGGCGGCGCGCTGCTCGTCGTTGAGCGCGCCGTCCAGGTCCAGACGGCGCGCGGGCGCTCCGGCGGGGACGGCGTGGATCAGCGGCTGGGGGGCGGCCATGGGGGGCTGGGACTC
This genomic interval carries:
- a CDS encoding ATP-dependent helicase, translated to MAAPQPLIHAVPAGAPARRLDLDGALNDEQRAAVEAGEGPVLVIAGAGSGKTRTLTYRVARMLERGVAPSSLLLLTFTNKAAREMLRRVEELAGGFADVGSLMGGTFHHAAHVLLRQHAGALGFSTGFTVLDREDARDLMATCLAERKLRSDKRFPRPDALLDLVSLATNLQQPVSQVLVDRRREMLPVAPEVFATARRFQQRKAQLHLMDYDDLLAHLKRLLEDHPSVRAELTGRFQGVLVDEYQDTNRLQGDLVDLLVGERRNLTVVGDDCQCIYGFRGAEFTNIIDFPQRYPGCGIYPLTRNYRSTPQVLRLANAVIARNTRQFPKALVSDGAPGAVPQVVPTRDVKAQAAFVAERILELRARGQRLDSMAVLYRAHLHSLELQLELTRHGLPFHVRSGVRFFEQPHVKDALAHLRWAHQRTDELAFKRLARRLPGVGTASTEHLWTALAALPPELSLADALAHPDVQAHVPRKAQAAFQRFQALMTTLSTGGPRGPGALLADVLAAREPPADPGAQAARAEDLRQLQEFAGRFEDVPRFLSDIALVAGVSARAALDGEPPDDALTLTTVHQAKGLEWRTVFVLGLTDGRFPLSLATRDPENEEEERRLFYVAVTRAREALWLVYPHTSLPREDGRLLLTPSRFLSELPVGPDAVCDTLPPPEPDGPIRVRELGPDPDREL